Below is a genomic region from Streptomyces sp. NBC_00461.
CGCGGTGCTGTTCGCGGCGTTCGACGCGGAGACGTCCAACGCCACGCTGTTCCTCGGGTACATGGTGTTCGGCATCGGGTTCGGGTTCGTGAACGCGCCGATCACGAACACGGCGGTGTCCGGGATGCCGCGCGCGCAGGCCGGTGTCGCCGCCGCCGTCGCCTCCACGAGCCGACAGCTCGGTCAGACGCTGGGCGTCGCCGTGGTGGGTGCGGTGCTGGCGTCCGGCGTGGGCTCGTCGTCGTACAAGGACACGTTCGTGTCGGCTTCGGTGCCGGGGTGGTGGATTCTCGTGGGGTGCGGGGTCGCGGTACTCGTGTTCGGGGCGTTGACGAACGGGCGTTGGGCGAAGGGGACTGCCGAGCGGACGGCCAAGCAGCTGGAGTCCGCCGAGGTGCGCGAAGCCGCCGGAGTGCGTGCGTAGTCGGGGCTGGTCTCACCCTCACGCCGGTTGAGAGTCGCGAGAGGCGCCCTTCTCCAACGCGATCTGCTGCAGCCTCTCCAACCGCTTCCTCGACTCCTCGTCCGCCGGTGCGTACGTCACGATGCGTGGGCCCGGTTCCGGACCCAGCCACAGGTCCGTGTGGTCCACCGTGAGGCGACCCACATGGCGATTGTCGAACTGCTTGCGCTTGGTGCGGTGGGCCACCACCTCGTGGCGGTCCCAGTTCTCGCAGAACTCCGCGGACTCGGCGCGCAGCCGCTTCAGGAGCATCTTCCAGGCGGGCTCGGCGAGATGGCCCGCCATCGTGGCGCGGAAGCGGGCGGCCATCATGCGCTGGGCGTCCTGCAGATGCACGATCGAGGAGCACCAATCGTCGTGTGTGTAGGAGAGGATCATGCAGTTGCGGTCCTCGGGCGGCACCGCGTCCAGGTCGCACAGCAGCATCCCGTACGTGCGGTTGTAGGCGAGGATGTCGTAGCGGCTGTTCTGCACGCAGGCCGGGACCGGCTCCAGGTGCTCCAGGACGGCGCGCACCGCGGGCGTGATCGACGGGCAGCTGGTGGCCGGCGTCGGGTCCACCTGGCCCGCCAGCTGGAAGAGGTGGGCGCGCTCGCTGGGGTCCAGGAAGAGCGTGCGGGCCAGTGCGTCCAGGACCTGCACGGAGACCTGGATGTCCCGGGCCTGTTCGAGCCACGTGTACCAGGTGACGCCGACGGCGGCGAGGTGGGCGACCTCCTCGCGGCGCAGGCCGGGTGTGCGGCGTCGGCGGCCGCGGGGCAGGCCGACCTGCTCGGGCGTGATGTGCTCACGCCGGTGCCGCAGGAACCCGGCGAGTTCGTGCCGTCGCACCGAACCGGCGGCGTCCCTGGTCACAGGGGTGCCCGGGGTGCGTACCGCATGATCCTGTGCCATCGTCGTCATGCCTCCAGCGTGCCGCCCCGCAGAGCCTGTTTCCAGGTAGTGCTTCTACCAGGATAAGGAGACTCTGGTACCCCTCTGGGAGTGGTCGCAGGCTCGAAGGCGTGACCGAAACCATCGCTCCACGCACCGTCCGCTCGCCGGCCGCGACACCCTCGCTCGGCGGCCTCGGGCTCTTCACCGTGCTGCTGGCAGCGGCACTTCCCCTGATCGACTTCTTCATCGTCAACGTCGCCCTGCCGTCCATCGGCAGGGACCTGCACGCGAGCGAGTCCGTGCTGGAACTCGTCGTCGCCGGGTACGGGCTCGCGTACGCCGTGCTGCTCGTCCTGGGCGGACGGCTTGGCGACCTGTTCGGCCGGCGCCGCTTCTTCCTGGGCGGCATGGCGGCCTTCGGGCTGACCTCGCTGGCCTGCGGACTCGCGCCCAGTGCCTGGACGCTGGTCGCGGCGCGGGTCGCGCAGGGCGCCGCGTCGGCCGCGATGCTGCCGCAGGTCCTCGCCACCATCCAGTCGGCCACCGCGGGGCAGCAACGGGCGAAGGCCATGAGTCTCTACGGCGCCACGGCCGGGCTGTCCATGGTCGCCGGGCAGATCCTCGGCGGGGTGCTCGTGGCCGCGGACATCGCGGGCACGGGTTGGCGCTCGGTCTTCCTGGTGAACGTCCCCGTGGTCGTCGTGGGCCTGGTCCTGGCGGCCCGTGGCGTGCCCGAGACCCGTTCCCGGCGTCCGGAGCCGGTGGACGGGCCCGGCACCGTCCTGCTCACGGCGTCCCTCCTCGCGCTGCTGGCCCCGCTCACCGAGGGCCGCTCGGCGGGCTGGCCGCTGTGGACGTGGCTGTCGCTGCTGGCGTTCCCGTTCGTGGCGACGGCGTTCTACCTGGTGGAGCGGCGGGCGGACCGGCAGGGCCGTACGCCGCTGGTGCCGCCGAGCCTGTTCGCGCTGACCTCGCTCAGGCGCGGGCTGGTGATGATCCTCCCCTTCTCCGTCGGCTTCAGCGGGTTCATGTTCGTGATCGCGGTGGCGCTGCAGCGGGGCGCGGGACTGGGGCCGGTCCCGGCGGGGCTGGCGCTCGCGCCGATGGCCGTCGTCTTCTTCTTCGTCTCGCTGGCCGGCCCGCGGCTGGTGGCCCGGTACGGCACCCGGGTGGTGACCGCCGGCGCGCTGGTCCAAGGGCTCGGCGTCGGACTGATGGCCCTGGCGGCATGGCGGTCCTGGCCCGGCCTCGGCCTGGTGGAGCTGCTCCCCGGTGCGGCCCTCGCCGGAGCGGGGCAGGCACTCCAACTCCCCATCGTCTTCCGGGTCGTTCTCTCCGAGGTGCCGGCCGCCCGTGCCGGTGTCGGCAGCGGGGTGATGATGACCACGCAGCAGTCGGCGCTCGCGCTCGGCGTGGCCGCCCTGGGCACCCTCTTCCTGTCCCTGGTCCCGCATGCCGGAATGCGGGACGCCCTGGTCACGACCCTTCTGGTGCAGCTGGGCTGTGTGGTCCTGACCGGGCTGCTGAGCCTGCGGCTGCCCCGCACGATCGGCTGAGGTGTGTGGGATCGGCTACGGCTTGGTCAACTCACGGCGGAGGGCACCCTGTTGATGTTGGTCTTGCTGCACACTCCTTAGCCGGAGGCGAGGCAGCATGCTGGAGATCAACACGAGCAAGGTGAGCCGCTGGGACCAGCACGGACGCGAGCACGTCGTCCGGGTGCAGCGGGCGGGAGTGCAGCGCACGATCAGGTGTGACACGTGCGGCTGGCGCAAGGGCGCCCAGTTCCTGCCCTGGCTGAAGGCGGAGGAGCATCTGGCCGAGGCGCACCAGGCGACCGTGGATCCGTCGGAGGCCTGAATTTGCCCTGCTGCCGGAGATGACTTTTCGCCGCCGTGGGAGTCGTACTGAGGACTGCCACCCGGACCGGAAGGCCGACCGATGAGTGATCTGCACGACATCCTGCAGCAGCATGTCGACCGGGGCACCGCCCCCGGCGCCGTCGCCCTGGTCGCCCGCGGTGACGACGTCGAGGTGGTGACCGTGGGCTCGGTGGACACCGACGGCTCCGCCCCGATGGCCCGGGACTCGATCTTCCGTATCGCCTCGATCACCAAGCCGATCACGGCGGCGGCGGTGCTGATGCTGGTGGAGGACGGGCTGCTCGGGCTGGACTCGCCGGTGGAGGAGTGGCTGCCGGAGCTGGCGAAGCCGTCGGTGGTGCGCACCCCGTCCAGCCCCGTCGAGGACGTGGTCCCCGCCGTCCGCCCGATCACGGTCGAGGACGTGCTCAGCTCGCGCACCGGCTGGGGCTTCCCCGCCGACTTCACGCTCCCCGCGGTGCAGTCGCTGTTCCCGGTGCAGCGGGACGGCCGCTTCCTGCAGGACTGGCCGGACCCGGCCACCTGGCTGGGCCTGCTCGCGCAGGTGCCGATGCTGTACCAGCCGGGCGAGGCCTGGCTCTACGGCACCTCGTCCGACCTGCAGGGCATCCTGGTCGCCCGGGCGTCGGGCCGTTCGCTGCCGGACTTCCTCGCGGAGCGGATCTTCGAACCGCTGGGCATGAAGGACACCGCGTTCGAGGTCCCGGCGTCGAAGCGAAACCGCTTCACCTCGGCCTACACCACGGCCTCCGACGGCACCCTGGAACGGGCGGACACTCCGGACGGCGGGTTCAGCCGTGTCCCGCGCTTCCACTCGGGCGGCGGGGGCCTGGCCTCCACGGCCGACGACTGGCTCGCCTTCGCGCGCATGCTGCTGAACGCCGGCGAGGGCGGCGGCCACCGCCTCCTCACCCCCACCTCGGTCAGCCGCATGACCACCAACCACCTCACCGCCGAGCAGCGCGACCGGGTCCCCCTCTTCCTTGAGGGCCAGGGCTGGGGCTACGGCGGCCAGGTCGACGTCACCCCGTCCGACCCGTGGAACGTCCCCGGGCGCTACGGCTGGGTCGGCGGCACGGGCACGACGGCCCACATCGTCCCGCCGACGGGAACGGTCTCGATCCTGCTCACCCAGGCAGCCATGCGGAACCCGACGCCCACCCAGCTGATGCGCGACTTCTGGAGGCACGTCGCCGGAAGCTAGCGCCCCGACAGGCGAACGTTCACCCCAGCAGGGTGCCCCGACACCAGGGCCTGTCCGGCTGATCAGGCCGGCTGGAAGGGACTGCGCGTTGTCGCCGACCCGAGCGGGCTCTGGTGCGTGCGGCTGCAAGGCGGAGGAGGGAGTCGACGCGATGGGGGTCCCCTCCGCTTGACCGGAGCCGAGAGTGGGGGAGTCGGCGAGTACGACAACGCCGCTGGGGGTCCCGTCCCCTCCCTCACGCCTTCAAGGCAGTGGAGGAGTGCGCGCCAGACCCCGCGACGCCGGCATGACCCGCTGGACAGGCCCTAGGGGTGCAGGCCGCGCGCCAGTAGGTCCATCACGGCCTCGAACTCGCCCTGCACGCCCTGCTGTTCCCATTCCTTGGCGTAACCCGGGTCGTGGAAGCGGGCGGTGGCCTGGAAGAGGGCGCGGGCGGTGGTCTCCGGGTCGTCGGCGGTGAAGGTGCCCGCCTCGACGCCGGCCCGCACGATCTGGGTCAGCTGGCCGGTGAGTTCGGCGATGTGGGAACCGACCACCTCACCGGTCTCGCCGGCCAGCACCGTGTAGGTGGCGAACAGCTCCGGGTCGCCGCCCGCCTTGCGGCGCTTGGCGGCGAAGAGCTCCGTGAACCACTCGCGCAGCCTGGCCTCCGGGTCCCGCCGCCCGTCGGCGGCGATGCCGGCCAGCACCTCGGTCGTGCGGTCCAGCCACCGCTTCGTCACGGCCTCCCGCAGCGCCGCCTTGGTCCGGAAGTGGCGGTAGACGCTGCCATGGCTGACGCCGAGCGCGCGGGCCACGTCGACCACGGTGGCCTTGGCCGGTCCGTGGCGGCGCAGCACCTCCTCGGTCGCTTCGAGGATGCGCTCGGCGGTCAGGGTCTGGGAGGTCGGTGCCATGGCCTAGACCGTACCCGGCACGGCGTGCTCAGTGTTCGGTGCCGAGGCTCGCCATCTGCGCCGCCGGGTACCGGGTGCCCGCCACCGCGTCCGCGGGCGCCGCCTCCTCGATCGCCGTCAGGTCGGCCTCGTCCAGGTTCACCTCCAGCGCGCCCAGCGCCTCGCCGAGCCGCTCACGGGTACGGGCGCCGACGAGCGGCACGATGTCCTCACCCCGGGCGAGCACCCAGGCGAAGGCGATCTGCGCGACGGACACGCCCTTCTCTTCGGCGATCTTCCGCAGCGCGTCGACCAGATCCAGGTTGCGCTGGAGGTTCTCGCCCTGGAAGCGGGGCGAGACGGAACGCCAGTCGTTCGGGCCGAACTGCTTGTCGCGGGTGATGTGGTCGGAGATGAGACCGCGGGAGAGGACGCCGTACGCCGTGATGGCGATGCCCAGTTCACGGGTGGTCGGCAGGATCTCCCGCTCGATGTCGCGGGTGATGATCGCGTACTCGATCTGGAGGTCGACGATGGGCGCGGTGGCGGCGGCGCGGCGGATGTTGGCGGCACTGGCCTCGCTCAGGCCGATGTGGCGCACGTATCCCTTCTCGACCAGTTCCGTGATGGCGCCGACGGTCTCCTCGATCGGCACGTCCGGGTCGACCCGGGCGATGCGGTAGACGTCGATGTGGTCGACGCCGAGGCGCTGCAGGGAGTAGGCGGCGAAGTTCTTGACGGCGGCCGGGCGCCCGTCCTGGCCGGACCAGCCGCCCTCCGGGTCGCGCAGGCCGCCGAACTTCACGCTGAGCTGGGCCCGTTCGCGCAGTCCCGCGGGGGCCGTGCGCAACGCCTCGCCGATCAGCATCTCGTTGTGGCCCATGCCGTAGAAGTCGCCGGTGTCGAGGAGGGTCAGGCCCGCGTCGAGGGCGGCGTGCAGGGTCGCGATCGACTCGGCCCGGTCCACGTCGCCGTACACCGGCGACATGCCCATGCAGCCGAGGCCGAGGGCGGAGACCTGGGGGCCGGTGGTTCCGAGGTTTCGTGTCTGCATCGTCATGTGGCCCACCCTCTCACCGTGGATGACAAATTTCAATATCTGTCATTCCATACTTGTCACCCCGTGGATGGAGTGGTCCAGACCTATTGACGAAAGGTCTGGACCGCGAGCACTGTCATGCCTACGACATCGACCGCCACCTCACCCCGCGTCACCCCACCTCACCTCACCGCACCCCCACCGGGAGGCCCCGTATGCTCCGCCGCACGCTGTGCCTGCTCGCCGCCGCGCTGACGACCGCCTGCCTCACCCAGCTCCCCGCGGCCACCACCGCCTCCGCCGCCGACACCTGTGCCGTGAAGTCGCGGCCCGCCGGCAAGGTCCTCCAGGGCTACTGGGAGAACTGGGACGGCTCCGCGAACGGCGTCCACCCGCCCTTCGGCTGGACCCCGATCACCGACTCCCGTATAGCCGCGCACGGTTACAACGTGATCAATGCCGCCTTCCCCGTGATCCGTTCCGACGGAACGGCCCTCTGGGAGGACGGCATGGACGCGGGCGTGAAGGTGGCGACGCCCGCGGAGATGTGCGCGGCCAAGGCGTCCGGGCGGACGATCCTGCTGTCGATCGGCGGCGCGACGGCCGGAATCGACCTCAACTCGACCGCCGTGGCGGACAGGTTCGTCGCGACGATCGTCCCGATCCTGAAGAAGTACAACTTCGACGGCATCGACATAGACATCGAGACGGGCCTGGTCGGCAGCGGCAGCATCACCCAACCCTCCACCTCCCAGGCCAACTTGATCCGCATCATCGACGGAGTACTGGCGCGCATGCCGTCGGGCTTCGGCCTCACCATGGCCCCGGAGACCGCCTACGTCACCGGTGGCAGCGTCACCTACGGCTCGATCTGGGGCGCGTACCTGCCGGTCATCAAGAAGTACGCGGACAACGGCCGCCTGTGGTGGCTGAACATGCAGTACTACAACGGCAGCATGTACGGCTGCTCCGGCGACTCCTACTCGGCCGGCACCGTGGCCGGCTTCACCGCGCAGACCGACTGCCTCAACAAGGGCCTCGTCGTGCAGGGCACGACGATCAGGGTGCCCTACGACAAGCAGGTGCCGGGCCTGCCCGCCCAGTCGGGAGCGGGCGGCGGCTACATGTCACCGTCACTGGTCTCCCAGGCCTGGAAGCACTACGGCACCTCGCTCAAGGGCCTGATGACCTGGTCCATCAACTGGGACGGCTCGAAGAACTGGACGTTCGGCGACAACGTGAAGTCCCTGCAGGGGCGTTGAGGTTCACCTCGCGGTGAGGGCGAGCTTCGCGCCCAGCGCCACGAACGACCCCGCGAAGCTCCGCCGCAGCCACGCCATCACCCGCGGCCGTGAGGTGACGTGGCTGCGGACGGAGGCGGCGAGGATGCCGTACCCGGCGAACACCACGAAGGTCGCCAGCATGAACACGCCGCTCAGCTCCAGCATCCTCGGCAGGGCATGCGGCCGACCCGGGTC
It encodes:
- a CDS encoding helix-turn-helix transcriptional regulator encodes the protein MTTMAQDHAVRTPGTPVTRDAAGSVRRHELAGFLRHRREHITPEQVGLPRGRRRRTPGLRREEVAHLAAVGVTWYTWLEQARDIQVSVQVLDALARTLFLDPSERAHLFQLAGQVDPTPATSCPSITPAVRAVLEHLEPVPACVQNSRYDILAYNRTYGMLLCDLDAVPPEDRNCMILSYTHDDWCSSIVHLQDAQRMMAARFRATMAGHLAEPAWKMLLKRLRAESAEFCENWDRHEVVAHRTKRKQFDNRHVGRLTVDHTDLWLGPEPGPRIVTYAPADEESRKRLERLQQIALEKGASRDSQPA
- a CDS encoding MFS transporter is translated as MTETIAPRTVRSPAATPSLGGLGLFTVLLAAALPLIDFFIVNVALPSIGRDLHASESVLELVVAGYGLAYAVLLVLGGRLGDLFGRRRFFLGGMAAFGLTSLACGLAPSAWTLVAARVAQGAASAAMLPQVLATIQSATAGQQRAKAMSLYGATAGLSMVAGQILGGVLVAADIAGTGWRSVFLVNVPVVVVGLVLAARGVPETRSRRPEPVDGPGTVLLTASLLALLAPLTEGRSAGWPLWTWLSLLAFPFVATAFYLVERRADRQGRTPLVPPSLFALTSLRRGLVMILPFSVGFSGFMFVIAVALQRGAGLGPVPAGLALAPMAVVFFFVSLAGPRLVARYGTRVVTAGALVQGLGVGLMALAAWRSWPGLGLVELLPGAALAGAGQALQLPIVFRVVLSEVPAARAGVGSGVMMTTQQSALALGVAALGTLFLSLVPHAGMRDALVTTLLVQLGCVVLTGLLSLRLPRTIG
- a CDS encoding serine hydrolase domain-containing protein, with amino-acid sequence MSDLHDILQQHVDRGTAPGAVALVARGDDVEVVTVGSVDTDGSAPMARDSIFRIASITKPITAAAVLMLVEDGLLGLDSPVEEWLPELAKPSVVRTPSSPVEDVVPAVRPITVEDVLSSRTGWGFPADFTLPAVQSLFPVQRDGRFLQDWPDPATWLGLLAQVPMLYQPGEAWLYGTSSDLQGILVARASGRSLPDFLAERIFEPLGMKDTAFEVPASKRNRFTSAYTTASDGTLERADTPDGGFSRVPRFHSGGGGLASTADDWLAFARMLLNAGEGGGHRLLTPTSVSRMTTNHLTAEQRDRVPLFLEGQGWGYGGQVDVTPSDPWNVPGRYGWVGGTGTTAHIVPPTGTVSILLTQAAMRNPTPTQLMRDFWRHVAGS
- a CDS encoding TetR/AcrR family transcriptional regulator, with the translated sequence MAPTSQTLTAERILEATEEVLRRHGPAKATVVDVARALGVSHGSVYRHFRTKAALREAVTKRWLDRTTEVLAGIAADGRRDPEARLREWFTELFAAKRRKAGGDPELFATYTVLAGETGEVVGSHIAELTGQLTQIVRAGVEAGTFTADDPETTARALFQATARFHDPGYAKEWEQQGVQGEFEAVMDLLARGLHP
- a CDS encoding aldo/keto reductase codes for the protein MTMQTRNLGTTGPQVSALGLGCMGMSPVYGDVDRAESIATLHAALDAGLTLLDTGDFYGMGHNEMLIGEALRTAPAGLRERAQLSVKFGGLRDPEGGWSGQDGRPAAVKNFAAYSLQRLGVDHIDVYRIARVDPDVPIEETVGAITELVEKGYVRHIGLSEASAANIRRAAATAPIVDLQIEYAIITRDIEREILPTTRELGIAITAYGVLSRGLISDHITRDKQFGPNDWRSVSPRFQGENLQRNLDLVDALRKIAEEKGVSVAQIAFAWVLARGEDIVPLVGARTRERLGEALGALEVNLDEADLTAIEEAAPADAVAGTRYPAAQMASLGTEH
- a CDS encoding chitinase, which produces MLRRTLCLLAAALTTACLTQLPAATTASAADTCAVKSRPAGKVLQGYWENWDGSANGVHPPFGWTPITDSRIAAHGYNVINAAFPVIRSDGTALWEDGMDAGVKVATPAEMCAAKASGRTILLSIGGATAGIDLNSTAVADRFVATIVPILKKYNFDGIDIDIETGLVGSGSITQPSTSQANLIRIIDGVLARMPSGFGLTMAPETAYVTGGSVTYGSIWGAYLPVIKKYADNGRLWWLNMQYYNGSMYGCSGDSYSAGTVAGFTAQTDCLNKGLVVQGTTIRVPYDKQVPGLPAQSGAGGGYMSPSLVSQAWKHYGTSLKGLMTWSINWDGSKNWTFGDNVKSLQGR